In Streptococcus gallolyticus subsp. gallolyticus DSM 16831, the sequence AGCACGGTAAATTTGTTCTGATAGAACTAAACGCATTAATTGATGAGGTAGGGTTAATAAACCAAAACTCAAGCGCAAATTAGCACGTTTTTTGACCTTATCTGCTAAACCAAGGCTTCCTCCAATCACAAAAACAATATCAGAATAGCCTCTTAATGTCGCATCAGCAATAACTTGACTAAAAGCTTCAGAAGATAGTTGTTTTCCCTCGATGGCTAGGACAATAACATAATCACGCTCTGAAATCTTTGCTAGGATGCGTTCGCCCTCTTTTTCCATAATTTGCTGATTTTGTGCAGCACTAGCATTATCTGGTGTTTTT encodes:
- the rlmH gene encoding 23S rRNA (pseudouridine(1915)-N(3))-methyltransferase RlmH, whose amino-acid sequence is MKVKIIAVGKLKEKYLKDGIAEYGKRMSRFAKFEIVELADEKTPDNASAAQNQQIMEKEGERILAKISERDYVIVLAIEGKQLSSEAFSQVIADATLRGYSDIVFVIGGSLGLADKVKKRANLRLSFGLLTLPHQLMRLVLSEQIYRAFMIQQGSPYHK